The following are encoded together in the Planctomycetaceae bacterium genome:
- a CDS encoding NfeD family protein yields the protein MGTVTLIIVMAILAIVLMTFELITPSMGLLTIMASIAAAVAVWQAFTLGNLAGVLVLLGLLGFGGLYLWVFVKVLPNTRVGNWLYLKNVKVSAGEGTPDAAAFESMVGKTGLAETMLRPSGAVRIDGHRVFARSESGIIGKGSTIKVIKADGSDVVVRQVNGSSDERVEQ from the coding sequence ATGGGAACGGTTACGCTCATTATCGTGATGGCGATCCTGGCGATCGTCCTGATGACCTTCGAGCTGATCACGCCCTCGATGGGGCTGTTGACCATCATGGCGTCGATAGCGGCGGCCGTGGCGGTCTGGCAGGCGTTCACCCTCGGCAACCTGGCCGGCGTGCTGGTGCTGCTGGGGTTGCTGGGCTTTGGCGGGCTGTACCTGTGGGTTTTCGTCAAGGTGCTGCCCAACACCCGGGTGGGCAACTGGCTGTATCTCAAGAACGTCAAGGTGTCCGCCGGCGAAGGCACGCCCGACGCGGCGGCGTTTGAATCGATGGTCGGCAAGACCGGCCTCGCCGAGACGATGCTGCGACCCAGCGGGGCGGTCCGCATCGACGGGCATCGCGTCTTCGCCCGCTCCGAGAGCGGTATCATTGGTAAAGGCTCAACGATAAAAGTGATCAAGGCCGACGGCAGCGATGTGGTCGTTCGGCAAGTGAACGGCTCATCTGATGAAAGGGTAGAGCAATGA